The following are from one region of the Actinoplanes sp. L3-i22 genome:
- a CDS encoding DHA2 family efflux MFS transporter permease subunit: MTEVAPPAAADDQRITGDILKIAGVVVLGAIMSILDITVVNVALPTFQTTFGTEGQPLPYSTVAWTVTGYTLALATVIPLTGWAADRFGTKRLYMTAIGLFTIGSVLCAMATNINMLIGFRVLQGLGGGMLMPLGMTIMTKAAGPHRMGRLMAILGVPMLLGPIGGPILGGWLIDAASWHWIFLINLPIGLAALVYAFLVLPKDAPHPSETFDFVGMLMMSPGLALFLYGVSSIPAEGKIGAPKVLIPGIIGLLLVVSFVLYSFKPKHPLLDLRLFRNRNLAVSIITMFLFAVAFFGGLLLVPTYFQQIRGLSVLHAGLLVAPQGLGAMMTMPIAGTLSDKIPVGRIVPFGLLFILAGMISLTQITSTTSYAYLIVTLFVMGLGMGGTMMPIMTSALKTLRAAEVARGSTLLNITQQIASSVGVAIMSVILTNGLKDKQLAMPAIGSWQDPAIAAKLGPAGIEEGLAQAAQAFADTYWVAVGLVLLTVVAALFLPRKREVSHLADGEPAAAPVIMH, encoded by the coding sequence ATGACTGAGGTTGCCCCGCCCGCCGCTGCGGATGATCAGCGGATCACCGGCGACATCTTGAAGATCGCCGGAGTCGTCGTCCTCGGTGCGATCATGTCGATTCTCGACATCACCGTCGTCAACGTCGCACTACCAACCTTCCAGACCACTTTCGGTACGGAGGGTCAGCCGCTCCCGTACTCGACCGTCGCCTGGACGGTCACCGGGTACACCCTGGCGCTGGCCACCGTCATCCCGCTCACCGGGTGGGCCGCCGACCGGTTCGGCACCAAGCGGCTCTACATGACCGCGATCGGCCTGTTCACCATCGGGTCGGTGCTGTGCGCCATGGCCACCAACATCAACATGCTGATCGGGTTCCGGGTGCTGCAGGGCCTCGGCGGTGGCATGCTGATGCCGCTCGGCATGACGATCATGACCAAGGCCGCCGGCCCGCACCGGATGGGCCGGCTGATGGCCATCCTCGGCGTGCCGATGCTGCTCGGCCCGATCGGCGGCCCGATCCTGGGTGGCTGGCTGATCGACGCGGCCAGCTGGCACTGGATCTTCCTGATCAACCTGCCGATCGGCCTGGCCGCCCTGGTCTACGCGTTCCTGGTGCTGCCCAAGGACGCGCCGCACCCGTCCGAGACGTTCGACTTCGTCGGCATGCTGATGATGTCGCCCGGCCTGGCGCTGTTCCTCTACGGCGTCTCCTCGATCCCGGCCGAGGGCAAGATCGGCGCGCCGAAGGTGCTCATCCCCGGGATCATCGGCCTGCTCCTGGTGGTCAGCTTCGTGCTGTACTCGTTCAAGCCCAAGCACCCGCTGCTCGACCTGCGGCTGTTCCGCAACCGCAACCTCGCGGTCAGCATCATCACGATGTTCCTGTTCGCGGTGGCGTTCTTCGGCGGCCTGCTGCTCGTGCCGACCTACTTCCAGCAGATCCGCGGCTTGTCGGTGCTGCACGCCGGTCTGCTGGTGGCCCCGCAGGGGCTCGGCGCGATGATGACCATGCCGATCGCCGGCACCCTCTCCGACAAGATCCCGGTCGGCCGGATCGTGCCGTTCGGCCTGCTGTTCATCCTGGCCGGCATGATCAGCCTGACCCAGATCACCTCGACCACGTCGTACGCGTATCTGATCGTGACCCTGTTCGTGATGGGCCTCGGCATGGGCGGCACGATGATGCCGATCATGACCTCGGCGCTCAAGACGCTCCGGGCGGCCGAGGTGGCCCGCGGGTCGACGCTGCTCAACATCACCCAGCAGATCGCCAGCTCGGTCGGCGTCGCGATCATGTCGGTGATCCTGACCAACGGCCTGAAGGACAAGCAGCTGGCCATGCCGGCGATCGGGTCCTGGCAGGACCCGGCGATCGCCGCGAAGCTCGGCCCGGCCGGCATCGAGGAAGGCCTCGCCCAGGCGGCGCAGGCCTTCGCCGACACCTACTGGGTGGCGGTCGGGCTGGTCCTGCTCACCGTGGTGGCCGCGCTGTTCCTGCCCCGCAAGCGCGAGGTGTCGCACCTCGCGGACGGGGAGCCCGCCGCCGCACCGGTGATCATGCACTGA
- a CDS encoding PadR family transcriptional regulator, producing the protein MRVTKDLVAASATPIVLGILVEGESYGYAILRRISDLSGGELNWTEGFLYPLLHRLEKLGHVEATWQTVPGERRRKYYHITEQGRAELAEQRRQWQTVVEALKQVWPGAGTFPLEGLA; encoded by the coding sequence GTGCGGGTGACAAAGGATCTCGTGGCCGCCTCGGCGACGCCGATCGTGCTCGGCATCCTCGTCGAGGGCGAGAGCTACGGCTACGCCATCCTGCGGCGGATCAGCGACCTGTCCGGCGGCGAGCTGAACTGGACCGAGGGCTTCCTCTACCCCCTGCTGCACCGGCTGGAGAAGCTCGGTCACGTCGAGGCCACCTGGCAGACCGTCCCGGGGGAGCGCCGGCGGAAGTATTACCACATCACCGAGCAGGGCCGGGCCGAACTGGCCGAGCAGCGCCGCCAGTGGCAGACGGTCGTCGAAGCACTCAAACAGGTCTGGCCCGGCGCCGGGACCTTTCCCCTGGAAGGATTGGCGTGA
- a CDS encoding permease prefix domain 1-containing protein, whose protein sequence is MTVTNGQDELEALFAQWREHVRRRPELSSSDADELEDHLRNSVDELTGVGLRPDEAFLIAVKRMGGLDDLSREFAREHSERLWKQLMFTGEAEDGAKAGRSRRDLIAMVACAAGAAISIKVPGWFGQSFDDDGNFYTTNLALFALPWLAAFLVWRRRPGPVVAGGLAALFALGAVGANIFPVDEDSQSINLIATHLPLALWLVVGVAYISDDVRSARRRMDFIRFSGEWFIYLVLIGLGGGVLIVFLTGTFKAIGLDSGDFISNWLLPCGGMAAIVVAGWLVEAKQGVIENIAPVLTRLFTPLFAVVLLAFLVAVVVNGHGIDVDRDNLVMFDLLLALVLALLLYSISARDPLAPRGTFDVLQLVLVVSALVIDALVLITMAGRIAEYGTTPNKVAAVGENILLLANLAWSAWLVLGFVRRRSTFAAIERWQTNYLPVYAVWLWAVVLILPPVFGFR, encoded by the coding sequence GTGACGGTGACCAACGGTCAGGACGAACTGGAGGCGCTGTTCGCGCAGTGGCGTGAGCACGTGCGCCGCCGCCCGGAACTGTCCTCGTCCGACGCCGACGAACTCGAGGACCACCTGCGCAACTCGGTCGACGAGCTCACCGGGGTCGGGCTGCGGCCCGACGAGGCGTTCCTCATCGCGGTCAAGCGGATGGGCGGGCTGGACGACCTGTCCCGCGAGTTCGCCCGCGAGCACTCCGAACGGCTGTGGAAGCAGCTGATGTTCACCGGCGAGGCCGAGGACGGGGCGAAGGCCGGCCGGTCCCGGCGCGACCTGATCGCCATGGTGGCCTGCGCGGCCGGCGCGGCGATCTCGATCAAGGTGCCGGGGTGGTTCGGGCAGAGCTTCGACGACGACGGCAACTTCTACACCACCAACCTGGCCCTGTTCGCGCTGCCGTGGCTGGCCGCGTTCCTGGTCTGGCGCCGGCGGCCCGGCCCGGTGGTCGCCGGGGGACTGGCGGCGCTGTTCGCGCTCGGCGCGGTCGGGGCGAACATCTTCCCGGTCGACGAGGACTCGCAGTCGATCAACCTGATCGCGACCCACCTGCCGCTCGCGTTGTGGCTGGTGGTCGGTGTCGCCTACATCTCCGACGACGTGCGCTCGGCGCGCCGGCGGATGGACTTCATCCGATTCAGCGGCGAGTGGTTCATCTACCTGGTCCTGATCGGGCTCGGCGGCGGCGTGCTGATCGTGTTCCTGACCGGCACGTTCAAGGCCATCGGGCTGGACTCCGGCGACTTCATCTCGAACTGGCTGCTGCCCTGCGGCGGGATGGCCGCGATCGTCGTCGCCGGCTGGCTGGTCGAGGCCAAGCAGGGCGTCATCGAGAACATCGCGCCGGTGCTGACCCGGCTGTTCACCCCGCTGTTCGCGGTGGTGCTGCTGGCCTTCCTGGTCGCGGTGGTCGTCAACGGCCACGGGATCGACGTCGACCGGGACAACCTGGTGATGTTCGACCTGCTGCTGGCGCTCGTGCTGGCCCTGCTGCTCTACTCGATCTCGGCCCGGGACCCGCTGGCCCCGCGCGGGACGTTCGACGTGCTGCAGCTGGTGCTGGTGGTCAGCGCGCTGGTGATCGACGCGCTGGTGCTGATCACCATGGCCGGGCGGATCGCCGAGTACGGGACCACCCCGAACAAGGTGGCCGCGGTCGGCGAGAACATCCTGCTGCTGGCGAACCTGGCCTGGTCGGCGTGGCTGGTGCTGGGCTTCGTCCGCCGCCGGAGCACCTTCGCGGCCATCGAGCGCTGGCAGACCAACTACCTTCCGGTGTACGCGGTGTGGTTGTGGGCCGTGGTGTTGATCCTGCCCCCGGTGTTCGGCTTCCGCTGA
- a CDS encoding Type 1 glutamine amidotransferase-like domain-containing protein produces the protein MELLLTSTGLHNDTLRDALRDMLGKPFGSANMVYVPTAAVAEPGDHGWFVADLVRLHGLGWREFSVLELNGLPPATVLDRLRRADVVYVEGGSHYHLARSVTGNGLADGILDALEGRVYVGVSAGSMIFSRNLTERSAEVLGDVADLHVLGATTLEPPFGLFDWYLKPHLNSPEFPERDDAWADRIVARADFPIYFIDDDTAVRVSGDKVDVVSEGRWRFHP, from the coding sequence GTGGAGCTTCTGCTGACGTCGACCGGCCTGCACAACGACACCCTGCGCGACGCGCTGCGGGACATGCTGGGAAAGCCGTTCGGATCGGCAAACATGGTGTATGTCCCGACGGCGGCCGTCGCCGAGCCCGGTGACCACGGCTGGTTCGTGGCGGACCTGGTCCGGTTGCACGGCCTGGGCTGGCGCGAGTTCTCCGTGCTGGAACTGAACGGGCTGCCGCCGGCGACGGTGCTCGACCGGCTGCGCCGGGCCGACGTCGTCTACGTCGAGGGCGGCAGCCACTATCACCTGGCGCGCAGCGTCACCGGGAACGGGCTGGCCGACGGGATCCTGGACGCTCTCGAGGGCCGGGTGTACGTGGGGGTCAGCGCCGGGTCGATGATCTTCAGCCGGAACCTCACCGAGCGCTCCGCCGAGGTGCTCGGGGACGTGGCGGACCTGCACGTGCTCGGGGCGACGACGCTGGAGCCGCCGTTCGGGCTCTTCGACTGGTATCTGAAGCCGCACCTCAACTCGCCGGAGTTCCCGGAGCGGGACGACGCCTGGGCCGACCGGATCGTCGCGCGGGCCGACTTCCCGATCTACTTCATCGACGACGACACGGCCGTACGGGTCAGCGGCGACAAGGTGGACGTGGTGTCCGAGGGCCGGTGGCGCTTCCACCCGTGA
- the nadE gene encoding ammonia-dependent NAD(+) synthetase, with translation MANLRDQIITELGVRASIEPADEIRRRVDFLTAYLQSTPATGYVLGISGGQDSALTGRLCQLACAELRAGGTPATFVAVRLPYGVQADEADAQIALTFIQPDRTVTVDVKSSSDAAAAQAAAALREERLRDFVRGNVKARERMVAQYAVAGQLNMLVVGTDHAAEAVTGFFTKYGDGGADVTPLTGLTKRQGAALLRELGAPRSTWEKIPTADLEDDRPALPDEEALGLKYGEIDDYLEGAVVTPEVAARIEATFLATRHKRTVPVTPLDDWWR, from the coding sequence GTGGCGAACCTTCGTGATCAGATCATCACCGAACTCGGCGTCCGGGCTTCGATCGAGCCGGCGGACGAGATCCGCCGGCGGGTCGACTTCCTGACGGCCTACCTTCAGTCCACCCCCGCCACCGGATACGTCCTCGGCATCAGCGGTGGCCAGGACAGCGCCTTGACCGGCCGGTTGTGCCAGCTGGCCTGCGCCGAGCTGCGCGCCGGCGGGACCCCGGCGACCTTCGTCGCGGTCCGGCTGCCGTACGGCGTGCAGGCCGACGAGGCCGACGCACAGATCGCGCTCACCTTCATCCAGCCCGACCGGACCGTCACCGTCGACGTGAAGTCCAGCTCGGACGCGGCCGCCGCCCAGGCCGCGGCGGCCCTGCGGGAGGAGCGGCTGCGGGACTTCGTCCGCGGCAACGTCAAGGCCCGGGAGCGCATGGTGGCCCAGTACGCCGTCGCGGGGCAGCTGAACATGCTGGTCGTCGGCACCGATCACGCGGCCGAGGCGGTGACCGGTTTCTTCACGAAGTACGGCGACGGCGGAGCGGACGTGACACCGCTGACCGGGTTGACCAAGCGACAGGGTGCCGCGCTGCTGCGCGAACTGGGTGCTCCGCGCAGCACCTGGGAGAAGATCCCCACGGCCGATCTGGAGGACGATCGGCCGGCCCTGCCGGACGAGGAGGCGCTGGGCCTGAAGTACGGCGAGATCGACGACTACCTCGAAGGTGCCGTGGTGACCCCGGAGGTCGCCGCGAGGATCGAGGCCACCTTCCTGGCCACCCGCCACAAGCGGACCGTCCCCGTCACGCCGCTCGACGACTGGTGGCGGTGA
- a CDS encoding ABC transporter ATP-binding protein translates to MTTIALRDLTKRFGATTAVDRLTLDVRAGAVTGLLGPNAAGKTTTLRMLLGLIRPDGGTATVGGVRYDRLPRPATLVGAALDGSQAHPGRTGRDHLRVLAAAAGVPDSRCDELLDLVELSSAADKRVGGYSLGMRQRLALAVALLGDPEIVILDEPTNGLDPAGIRWLRDLLRGMADRGRTVLISSHQLSEIVRTVDDVVVMAAGRLLIHRPLAELTRDAPDGTAPAAALEDTYLRLTGTVAR, encoded by the coding sequence ATGACCACGATCGCGCTGCGCGACCTCACCAAGCGCTTCGGCGCCACGACGGCGGTCGACCGGCTCACCCTGGACGTCCGGGCCGGCGCCGTCACCGGCCTGCTCGGCCCGAACGCCGCGGGCAAGACCACCACCCTGCGGATGCTGCTCGGCCTGATCCGTCCGGACGGCGGGACGGCGACCGTCGGCGGGGTCCGGTACGACCGGCTGCCGCGCCCGGCCACGCTGGTCGGCGCGGCGCTCGACGGTTCGCAGGCCCACCCCGGGCGGACCGGCCGGGATCATCTGCGGGTGCTGGCCGCCGCGGCCGGCGTGCCCGACAGCCGCTGCGACGAGCTGCTCGACCTGGTCGAGTTGTCCTCGGCGGCGGACAAGCGGGTCGGCGGCTATTCGCTCGGCATGCGGCAGCGGCTCGCCCTGGCGGTGGCCCTGCTCGGCGATCCGGAGATCGTCATCCTCGACGAGCCGACCAACGGGCTGGACCCGGCCGGCATCCGGTGGCTGCGGGACCTGCTGCGGGGCATGGCCGACCGGGGCCGGACGGTGCTGATCTCCAGTCATCAGCTCTCCGAGATCGTCCGGACCGTCGACGACGTGGTAGTCATGGCCGCGGGGCGGTTGCTCATCCACCGGCCCCTCGCCGAGCTGACCCGGGACGCGCCGGACGGCACCGCGCCGGCTGCCGCGCTCGAGGACACCTACCTGCGGCTGACCGGGACGGTGGCCCGATGA
- a CDS encoding response regulator transcription factor, whose protein sequence is MITVVVADDQPIARHGLATMLGAAGDIEVVGLAADGREAVDLAARADPDVIVMDIRMPVLSGLAATAEILDGTTGPRPRVLILTTFDLDEHVYEALAAGASGFLLKDCSAEELVHAVRVVAAGEALLAPTVTRRLLADFVRARPPRALAAASARVAALTRRETEVLVLIARGLTNREIAERLVVAEETVKTHVSRLLGKLGVRDRAQAVVVAYDSGLAGHGR, encoded by the coding sequence GTGATCACCGTGGTGGTCGCCGACGATCAGCCGATCGCCCGGCACGGGCTGGCCACGATGCTCGGCGCCGCCGGTGACATCGAGGTCGTCGGGCTCGCCGCCGACGGCCGGGAGGCGGTGGACCTGGCCGCCCGGGCCGACCCGGACGTCATCGTGATGGACATCCGGATGCCGGTCCTGAGCGGCCTGGCGGCCACCGCGGAGATCCTCGACGGTACGACCGGACCTCGGCCCCGGGTGCTGATTCTGACCACCTTCGACCTCGACGAGCACGTGTACGAGGCGCTGGCCGCGGGCGCGAGCGGATTCCTGCTCAAGGACTGTTCGGCCGAGGAACTCGTGCACGCCGTCCGGGTGGTGGCGGCGGGTGAGGCCCTGCTCGCGCCCACCGTGACCCGGCGGCTGCTGGCGGATTTCGTCCGGGCCCGGCCGCCGCGGGCGCTGGCCGCCGCGAGTGCGCGGGTGGCGGCGCTGACCCGGCGCGAGACCGAGGTGCTGGTGCTGATCGCCCGGGGACTGACGAACCGGGAGATCGCCGAGCGCCTGGTGGTCGCCGAGGAGACGGTGAAGACCCACGTCAGCCGACTGCTCGGCAAGCTGGGGGTGCGCGACCGGGCGCAGGCGGTGGTGGTGGCGTACGACAGTGGCCTGGCCGGCCACGGGCGGTAG
- a CDS encoding sensor histidine kinase — protein sequence MTGRAIPLRPTAVIMSVLLLAVLQAGQWGMPPVPAVVLGAALTLPLLTARPAPLTSTLVTVTAAGWCTFSGYGQGRLGWPWPAAGCFALLVLLGLLTAHRGRRAGVAVLAVTAAGVLAPAGWTVPLSPGLLLLAGAAAAGAVWAGEIVRGRRLAQQRLRAESAHLAVLDEQARIARELHDVVGHHLSMIAIEAQAAPLRSAGLPPDAVRSFRVVHGLARDGLTEMRAALRALRDQSPQPGLAELPGLLDATRRTGVTAELVMRGPVEQVPAGVQLAAYRIVQEALSNTARHAPGADTRIDVRVEDALLKVRVADTGPRGPRPPARSGSGLGLIGMRERASALGAEMRAGPDGQGGFVVETELPARYQDAERNR from the coding sequence GTGACGGGACGTGCGATTCCCCTGCGACCCACCGCAGTGATCATGTCCGTGCTGCTGCTGGCGGTGCTGCAGGCCGGGCAGTGGGGCATGCCGCCGGTGCCGGCCGTCGTGCTGGGCGCCGCGCTCACCCTCCCGCTGCTGACCGCCCGCCCGGCACCCCTGACATCGACCCTGGTCACCGTCACGGCGGCGGGCTGGTGCACGTTCTCCGGGTACGGGCAGGGCCGGCTGGGCTGGCCGTGGCCGGCGGCCGGATGCTTCGCGCTGCTCGTCCTGCTCGGGCTGCTGACCGCGCACCGGGGCCGGCGGGCCGGCGTCGCGGTCCTCGCCGTCACGGCGGCCGGTGTGCTGGCCCCGGCCGGGTGGACGGTCCCGCTCTCGCCGGGGCTGCTGCTGCTCGCCGGCGCGGCCGCCGCCGGCGCGGTGTGGGCCGGGGAGATCGTCCGGGGCCGGCGCCTCGCCCAGCAGCGGCTGCGAGCGGAGAGCGCGCACCTCGCGGTGCTCGACGAGCAGGCGCGGATCGCGCGTGAACTGCACGACGTGGTCGGCCACCACCTGTCGATGATCGCGATCGAGGCGCAGGCGGCGCCCCTGCGGTCGGCGGGCCTGCCGCCGGACGCCGTCCGGTCCTTCCGGGTGGTGCACGGCCTGGCCCGGGACGGTCTCACCGAGATGCGCGCGGCCCTGCGCGCGCTGCGCGATCAGTCCCCGCAACCCGGTCTCGCCGAGTTGCCCGGCCTGCTCGACGCGACCCGGCGTACCGGCGTCACCGCCGAGCTGGTCATGCGCGGTCCGGTCGAGCAGGTCCCGGCGGGCGTGCAGCTCGCCGCGTACCGGATCGTGCAGGAAGCCTTGAGCAACACGGCCCGGCACGCGCCGGGAGCGGATACCCGGATCGACGTCCGGGTGGAGGACGCCCTGCTGAAGGTCCGCGTCGCGGACACCGGGCCGCGCGGTCCGCGACCGCCGGCGCGGTCCGGGTCGGGGCTGGGGCTGATCGGGATGCGGGAGCGGGCGTCCGCGCTCGGCGCCGAGATGCGCGCCGGCCCGGACGGACAGGGCGGGTTCGTGGTCGAGACCGAGTTGCCGGCCCGGTACCAGGACGCGGAGCGGAACCGGTGA
- a CDS encoding DUF6461 domain-containing protein, translating to METPAARLPESSPTGLAVSSDYGWFEANDELTEGFCFTWIAGLTPEQVVQRLGGRRLRTTGWRAEWESFPGRRGGETVMAVAGMPGWSLVVEDIGVLALRDDLLERLSARTTVVTHSRNVELDSRFAVIKNGRLQVAFDPYDPGDRTGSRPDALLADMRAAGFTPDDQDSDNADATETAFALTERLTGVPMTAASLHSASYLVTAVYDAGTAAWERENPNPGLQPAN from the coding sequence ATGGAGACACCAGCCGCACGGTTGCCCGAGTCGTCGCCGACAGGCCTGGCCGTCAGCAGCGACTACGGCTGGTTCGAGGCCAACGACGAACTCACCGAGGGCTTCTGCTTCACCTGGATCGCCGGGCTCACCCCGGAACAGGTGGTCCAGAGGCTCGGCGGCCGCCGGCTCCGGACAACTGGCTGGCGGGCCGAGTGGGAATCCTTTCCCGGCCGGCGCGGCGGCGAGACGGTGATGGCCGTCGCCGGGATGCCGGGGTGGTCGCTGGTCGTCGAGGACATCGGGGTGCTCGCGCTCAGGGACGACCTCCTCGAACGGCTGTCGGCCCGCACGACCGTGGTCACCCACTCCCGCAACGTTGAACTCGACTCGCGGTTCGCCGTGATCAAGAACGGCCGGCTGCAGGTCGCCTTCGATCCGTACGACCCCGGCGACCGGACCGGCAGCCGGCCGGACGCCCTCCTCGCGGACATGCGCGCGGCCGGGTTCACTCCGGACGATCAGGACAGCGACAACGCCGATGCGACCGAGACCGCGTTCGCGCTGACCGAACGCCTCACCGGGGTGCCGATGACCGCCGCGTCGCTGCATTCAGCTTCCTACCTGGTCACGGCCGTGTACGACGCCGGCACCGCCGCGTGGGAGCGGGAGAACCCGAACCCCGGCCTGCAACCCGCCAACTGA
- a CDS encoding serine/threonine-protein kinase, translated as MPDHTSRLIAGRYRLVRLLGSGGMGRVWAARDELLDRDVAVKEILAPRGISDDDLDALCERTLREARAIARLTHPNVVRMIDVVPDDGLPCLVMELVPSRSLFAAIREDGPMDPRQVARIGLDLLSALRAAHREGMLHRDVKPANVLLAYDGRTILTDFGLVSIAGLSGLTATGVVLGSPSYLAPELALDGTAGAASDLWSLGATLYTAVEGQPPYSRSTPAATLAALATSLPRPPKRAGVLLDLLEGLLDRDPRQRIDAATAERLLRIAASEAPPAPSRARPSGSRHLRVLAGLAVVAVMLAAVVVAVQLR; from the coding sequence GTGCCGGATCACACCTCGCGACTGATTGCCGGGCGCTACCGGCTCGTACGCCTGCTCGGCTCGGGCGGGATGGGCCGGGTCTGGGCCGCGCGTGACGAGTTGCTCGACCGGGACGTCGCGGTCAAGGAGATCCTCGCGCCGCGCGGGATCAGCGACGACGACCTGGACGCCCTGTGCGAGCGGACGCTCCGGGAGGCGCGCGCGATCGCCCGGCTGACGCATCCGAACGTGGTCCGCATGATCGACGTCGTACCCGATGATGGTTTGCCCTGTCTTGTCATGGAGCTCGTGCCGTCGCGGTCGCTGTTCGCGGCGATCCGGGAGGACGGGCCGATGGACCCGCGGCAGGTGGCCCGGATCGGCCTGGACCTGCTGTCCGCGCTGCGGGCGGCGCACCGGGAGGGCATGCTGCACCGGGACGTGAAGCCGGCCAACGTGCTGCTGGCCTACGACGGGCGGACCATCCTCACCGACTTCGGGCTGGTGTCGATCGCCGGCTTGTCCGGGCTGACCGCGACCGGCGTGGTGCTCGGGTCGCCGTCCTATCTGGCGCCGGAGCTCGCTCTCGACGGGACGGCCGGGGCGGCGTCGGATCTGTGGTCGCTCGGCGCCACGTTGTACACCGCGGTGGAGGGTCAGCCGCCGTATTCGCGGTCGACGCCGGCGGCGACCCTGGCGGCGCTGGCGACTTCGCTGCCGCGGCCGCCGAAGCGCGCCGGAGTGCTGCTGGACCTGCTCGAGGGCCTGCTGGACCGGGATCCCCGGCAGCGGATCGACGCGGCCACGGCCGAGCGGCTGCTGCGGATCGCCGCGAGCGAGGCGCCGCCGGCCCCGTCCCGGGCGCGGCCGTCGGGTTCCCGGCACCTCCGCGTGCTGGCCGGGCTCGCCGTGGTGGCCGTGATGCTCGCCGCCGTCGTGGTGGCGGTCCAGCTGAGGTAG
- a CDS encoding GNAT family N-acetyltransferase — MAIWDFRRVDTGDFGLLARWLSRPHVARWWNHEWTAEAVERDFGPSARGEEPNQDWLASVAGRPVGLLQRCWWSDYPEYLAEMTPVYPVPPRAVSIDYLIGEPGDVGHGLGTSMIAAFVARTWTDLPGSSCVVVPVVAANPASWRALEKAGFTPVAEGDLEPDNPIDDRRHRVLRLDRPVTAGPAAAGA, encoded by the coding sequence GTGGCGATCTGGGACTTCCGGCGTGTGGACACGGGCGATTTCGGGCTGCTCGCACGCTGGCTGTCGCGGCCGCACGTCGCCCGGTGGTGGAACCACGAGTGGACCGCCGAGGCGGTGGAGCGGGACTTCGGTCCGTCGGCGCGCGGCGAGGAGCCCAACCAGGACTGGCTGGCGTCGGTGGCCGGGCGTCCGGTCGGCCTGTTGCAACGCTGCTGGTGGAGCGACTATCCGGAGTACCTCGCCGAGATGACGCCGGTCTACCCGGTGCCGCCGCGGGCGGTCAGCATCGACTACCTCATCGGGGAACCCGGCGACGTGGGCCACGGGCTGGGCACCTCGATGATCGCCGCGTTCGTCGCCCGCACCTGGACCGACCTGCCCGGGTCGTCGTGCGTCGTGGTCCCGGTCGTCGCGGCGAACCCGGCGTCGTGGCGGGCGCTGGAGAAGGCCGGCTTCACGCCGGTCGCCGAGGGCGACCTGGAGCCGGACAACCCGATCGACGACCGCCGGCACCGCGTGTTGCGGCTCGACCGCCCGGTTACCGCTGGTCCGGCAGCAGCGGGCGCATGA
- a CDS encoding NIPSNAP family protein translates to MITCVVHYTIDPAQIGAFERFAREWMRLVAKHGGLHHGYFLPAEGASDRAEALFSFESLAAYERYRSRFGADPEFVAADRIRDESGCVLRYERTFMRPLLPDQR, encoded by the coding sequence GTGATTACCTGCGTTGTGCACTACACCATCGATCCGGCGCAGATCGGGGCGTTCGAGCGGTTCGCCCGGGAGTGGATGCGCCTGGTGGCGAAGCACGGCGGGCTTCACCACGGCTACTTCCTGCCGGCCGAGGGGGCCAGCGATCGGGCGGAGGCGCTGTTCAGCTTTGAGAGCCTGGCCGCCTACGAGCGCTACCGCTCCCGGTTCGGCGCGGACCCGGAGTTCGTGGCCGCCGACCGGATCCGGGACGAGTCGGGCTGCGTCCTGCGGTATGAGCGGACCTTCATGCGCCCGCTGCTGCCGGACCAGCGGTAA
- a CDS encoding GNAT family N-acetyltransferase: MVLKRLAADDAPAILAFELANRAFFAATIFDRGDEFFDHFADRHRDLLVLQEAGACAFYLLIDEDEDEDDGGAVLGRFNLFDIQFGTAVLGYRVAQHATGRGLATAAVRELCGLAATRHGLRTLRAATALTNVASQRVLTKAGFTPVGPADPAELSGKPGTWYQRDLRKTEDQKPD; the protein is encoded by the coding sequence GTGGTACTGAAGCGGCTGGCTGCCGACGACGCCCCCGCGATCCTGGCCTTCGAGCTGGCGAACCGGGCGTTCTTCGCCGCCACCATCTTCGACCGCGGTGACGAGTTCTTCGACCACTTCGCCGACCGGCACCGCGACCTGCTGGTCCTGCAGGAGGCCGGCGCCTGCGCGTTCTACCTGCTCATCGACGAAGACGAAGACGAGGACGACGGCGGCGCGGTGCTGGGCCGGTTCAACCTGTTCGACATCCAGTTCGGCACCGCGGTCCTCGGCTACCGGGTCGCGCAGCACGCCACCGGCCGCGGGCTGGCGACCGCCGCGGTCCGCGAGCTGTGCGGCCTGGCGGCGACCCGGCACGGCCTGCGCACCCTGCGGGCCGCGACCGCGCTCACGAACGTCGCCTCCCAGCGGGTGCTGACCAAGGCCGGCTTCACCCCGGTCGGCCCGGCCGATCCGGCCGAGCTCAGCGGCAAGCCGGGCACCTGGTACCAGCGTGACCTGCGAAAAACCGAGGATCAAAAACCCGATTGA